AGTGCTGCACGCGCCCGAGGTGGTGAAGTCCGACGCCAAGCCGAGCCAGGCGATTCGCCGCGCCAAAACCACGTCGATGGGAATCGCCATCGCGCAGGTGAAGGCGGGGCGTGCGGCCGCGGCAGTGTCGGCGGGCAATACCGGCGCGCTGATGTCGATGGCCAAGCTGTCGCTGCGCACGATGCCGGGGATCTACCGGCCGGCGCTGGCTGCGTTGATGCCCTCGCTCGGCGACACCGACACGGTGATGCTTGACCTGGGCGCCAACACCGAGTGCGACGCGCGCAACCTGGTGCAGTTCGCGGTCATGGGCGCCGCCTATGCGCGCACCGCGCTCGATCTCGAGCGGCCGCGGGTAGCATTGCTCAACATCGGCACCGAGGACCAGAAGGGCACCGACATCATCCGCGATGCCGCTGCCGAGATCCGCGCCGCGCCGCATCTGCCGCTCGAATTCGCCGGCTTCATCGAGGGCGACCGGCTGTCGCGCGGCGAAGTCGATGTGATCGTGTGCGACGGGTTTTCGGGCAATATCGCGCTCAAGACCGCTGAGGGCACCGCGCGATTCGTCGCCGACCTGCTCAAGCGCGCGTTCCGCAGCTCGATCCGC
The genomic region above belongs to Sphingomonas qomolangmaensis and contains:
- the plsX gene encoding phosphate acyltransferase PlsX, whose translation is MGSSARIAVDAMGGDGGLAVMLAGVARARARFPDMHFLLVGDENAIREELRTHPNLSAASEVLHAPEVVKSDAKPSQAIRRAKTTSMGIAIAQVKAGRAAAAVSAGNTGALMSMAKLSLRTMPGIYRPALAALMPSLGDTDTVMLDLGANTECDARNLVQFAVMGAAYARTALDLERPRVALLNIGTEDQKGTDIIRDAAAEIRAAPHLPLEFAGFIEGDRLSRGEVDVIVCDGFSGNIALKTAEGTARFVADLLKRAFRSSIRSKVGFLISKPATELLRDHLDPNNHNGAVFLGLNGLVVKSHGGANAIGIENAIAVAAKMVRDDLGRRIAEDLGNFEAKAA